Proteins from one Mugil cephalus isolate CIBA_MC_2020 chromosome 15, CIBA_Mcephalus_1.1, whole genome shotgun sequence genomic window:
- the LOC125021445 gene encoding claudin-4-like, whose product MVSCGLELTGISLSVLGWVLSVISCVLPMWRVSTCDDPNIAQLYWEGLWMSCVSHNTGQMECNFHHSMQDLPQDLQVARILTTVAVILGLVALLIFIVEDNCSNCNHNERVKARLMVSSGGMFITAALLQLVPVFWSAFTIIVEFSSPLILCHRKRKTGMAQYLGWFASTILLIGGSILFTWYPEQKDRLTKRYNTYPQTCVIYSATPGSTSQSSHHKKD is encoded by the coding sequence ATGGTGTCTTGTGGACTTGAGCTGACCGGTATCTCTCTGTCAGTGCTGGGCTGGGTGCTGAGTGTGATCAGCTGCGTCCTGCCAATGTGGAGGGTCTCCACTTGTGATGACCCCAACATTGCTCAGTTATACTGGGAGGGTCTATGGATGAGTTGTGTGTCCCACAACACAGGACAAATGGAGTGTAACTTCCATCACTCCATGCAGGATTTACCTCAGGATCTGCAGGTGGCCAGGATCCTCACAACAGTTGCTGTCATTTTGGGGCTAGTGGCGCTACTTATTTTCATTGTGGAAGACAACTGTTCCAACTGCAATCATAATGAGAGGGTCAAAGCCAGGTTGATGGTTTCTTCTGGAGGGATGttcatcactgcagctctgcTACAACTGGTGCCTGTCTTCTGGTCAGCATTCACCATCATAGTTGAGTTCTCCAGTCCACTCATCCTCTGTCATCGGAAAAGGAAGACCGGGATGGCTCAGTACTTGGGATGGTTTGCCTCAACCATACTACTTATTGGTGGATCTATCCTATTTACATGGTACCctgaacagaaagacagactAACAAAGAGATACAACACTTACCCCCAGACTTGTGTCATATACTCTGCTACTCCAGGGTCAACGTCTCAAAGCTCCCACCACAAAAAGGACTAG
- the LOC125021610 gene encoding claudin-4-like, with amino-acid sequence MVSCGPKLTGISLSVLGWVLSVISCALPMWVLSNYRGPMRECMVFSYSYNNYEDRDPRREWCGLWMRCESHSTGQMQCRFQSSVNQELQTLRALSVLAIILGVVGVFINIVRVKCTNFIHNERVKARLMVSSGGMFITAALFQLVTVFWIVLDITLRYRDPGEKTGVSLYLGWAASVLMLIGGSILCCICPPEEDKPRKYNIHGQSHVEYSVAPKSTTQSSNIKIYEV; translated from the coding sequence ATGGTGTCTTGTGGACCTAAGCTGACCGGTATCTCTCTGTCAGTGCTGGGCTGGGTGCTGAGTGTGATCAGCTGTGCTCTGCCGATGTGGGTGCTCTCCAACTACAGGGGCCCCATGAGGGAATGCATGGTCTTCAGCTACAGTTATAATAACTATGAAGATAGGGACCCCAGGAGGGAATGGTGTGGTCTGTGGATGAGATGTGAGTCCCACAGCACAGGACAGATGCAGTGTCGTTTCCAATCCTCCGTCAATCAAGAACTGCAGACCCTCAGAGCACTCTCTGTCCTCGCCATCATCTTGGGAGTGGTGGGAGTCTTCATAAACATTGTGAGAGTAAAATGCACCAACTTCATTCATAATGAGAGAGTCAAAGCCAGGTTGATGGTTTCCTCTGGAGGGATGttcatcactgcagctctgtttcAACTGGTGACTGTTTTCTGGATAGTACTTGACATCACTTTGCGGTATCGTGACCCTGGAGAGAAGACCGGAGTGTCTCTGTATCTGGGTTGGGCTGCCTCTGTCCTGATGCTTATTGGAGGGTCCATTCTCTGCTGCATCTGCCCTCCAGAAGAAGACAAACCAAGAAAGTACAACATACATGGTCAAAGTCATGTTGAATACTCTGTGGCTCCGAAGTCAACAACTCAAAGCTCCAACATCAAAATATATGAGGTGTGA
- the LOC125021605 gene encoding claudin-4-like encodes MVSFGPKLTGISLSVLGWVLSVISCALPMWVLSNSRATIYNNYGHIDPRMEWCGLWMRCESHSTGQMQCHFYSLINQELQTLRALSVLAIILGVVGVFINIVRVKCTNFIQNERVKARLMVSSGGMFITAALLQLVPVFWVVHDITWLWWWYDYPGEKTGVSLYLGWAASVLMLIGGSILCCICPPEEDKPRKSNIHGQSHAEYSVAPKSTTQSSNIKIHEV; translated from the exons ATGGTGTCTTTTGGACCTAAGCTGACTGGTATCTCTCTGTCAGTGCTGGGCTGGGTGCTGAGTGTGATCAGCTGTGCTCTGCCGATGTGGGTGCTCTCCAACTCCAGGGCCACCAT TTATAATAACTATGGACATATTGACCCCAGGATGGAATGGTGTGGTCTGTGGATGAGATGTGAGTCCCACAGCACAGGACAGATGCAGTGTCATTTCTATTCCCTCATCAATCAAGAACTGCAGACCCTCAGAGCACTCTCTGTCCTCGCCATCATCTTGGGAGTGGTGGGAGTTTTCATAAACATTGTGAGAGTAAAATGCACCAACTTCATTCAAAACGAGAGAGTCAAAGCCAGGTTGATGGTTTCCTCTGGAGGGATGttcatcactgcagctctgttaCAACTGGTGCCTGTTTTCTGGGTGGTACATGACATCAcatggttgtggtggtggtatGATTACCCTGGAGAGAAGACCGGGGTGTCTCTGTATCTGGGTTGGGCCGCCTCTGTCCTGATGCTTATTGGAGGGTCCATTCTCTGCTGCATCTGCCCTCCAGAAGAAGACAAACCAAGAAAGTCCAACATACATGGTCAAAGTCATGCTGAATACTCTGTGGCTCCGAAGTCAACAACTCAAAGCTCcaacatcaaaatacatgagGTGTGA
- the LOC125021467 gene encoding claudin-4-like has protein sequence MVSFGPKLTGISLSVLGWVLSVISCALPRWVLSNSRREWVGLWMSCDPQSTGQMHCFDWLNDHELQTLRALSVLAIILGVVGVFINIVREKCTNFIHNEKVKARLMVSSGGMFITAALFQLVTVFWIVLDITLWYRDPGEKTGVSVYLGWAASVLMLIGGSILCCICPPEEDKPRKYNIHGKS, from the coding sequence ATGGTGTCTTTTGGACCTAAGCTGACCGGTATCTCTCTGTCAGTGCTGGGCTGGGTGCTGAGTGTGATCAGCTGCGCTCTGCCAAGATGGGTGCTCTCCAACTCCAGGAGGGAATGGGTTGGTCTGTGGATGAGTTGTGATCCCCAGAGCACAGGACAGATGCATTGTTTCGATTGGTTAAACGATCATGAACTGCAGACCCTCAGAGCACTCTCTGTCCTCGCCATCATCTTAGGAGTGGTGGGAGTCTTCATAAACATTGTGAGAGAAAAGTGCACTAACTTCATTCATAATGAGAAAGTCAAAGCCAGGTTGATGGTTTCCTCTGGAGGGATGttcatcactgcagctctgttCCAACTGGTGACTGTTTTCTGGATAGTACTTGACATCACTTTGTGGTATCGTGACCCTGGAGAGAAGACCGGGGTATCCGTGTATCTGGGTTGGGCTGCCTCTGTCCTGATGCTTATTGGAGGGTCCATTCTCTGCTGCATCTGCCCTCCAGAAGAAGACAAACCAAGAAAGTACAACATACATGGTAAGAGTTAA